Proteins from a genomic interval of Methanobacteriaceae archaeon:
- a CDS encoding NifB/NifX family molybdenum-iron cluster-binding protein — translation MKNALNVAECYVVLNKIFKFNFFKRYQDYKKVIFTQICIPTIEKEGLNSNISLHFGKTPYFAFLKEKNGEIEDIRFIESKGKHTGGSITPAEIILNSDTDILICGNLGSKAVNMLQKNNVKVFSGANGCVNDIFEQWKSGNLDIADKNSCSSKMVH, via the coding sequence ATGAAAAATGCCCTGAATGTGGCGGAATGTTATGTGGTTCTGAATAAAATATTTAAATTTAATTTTTTCAAAAGATATCAAGATTATAAAAAGGTGATTTTTACGCAAATTTGTATACCAACAATAGAAAAAGAGGGTTTAAATTCAAATATATCACTACATTTTGGTAAAACTCCCTATTTTGCCTTTTTAAAAGAAAAAAATGGTGAAATAGAAGATATAAGATTCATTGAAAGCAAGGGAAAACATACTGGTGGTTCTATTACACCAGCTGAGATAATATTGAATTCTGATACGGATATCTTAATTTGCGGGAATTTAGGTTCGAAAGCAGTCAATATGCTTCAAAAAAATAATGTTAAAGTTTTTTCAGGAGCAAATGGTTGTGTTAATGATATATTTGAACAATGGAAATCTGGAAATTTAGATATAGCTGATAAAAATTCATGTTCCTCAAAAATGGTGCATTAG